CAGGCAGGCGCCGACCAGCACGTCATCCTTGATCACCAGCTTCTTGTATACGCCGCCGATGGGGTCGGAGAGGGTGATGGTCTCGGTGCCCTCTGCACCCATGAATTCGCCGGCGGAGAACAGGTCGATGCCGGTGACCTTGAGCTTGGTCGAGGTCACCGAGCCCTGGTAGCGCGAGTAGCCGAGCTGGGCCAGATGGTTGGCGCAGACCTTGGCCTGTTCGAACAGCGGCGCCACCAGGCCGTAGGCAATGCCGCGGTGGCTGGCGCACTCGCCGATGGCGTAGACGCGCGGGTCATAGGTCTGCATGGTGTCGTTGACCAGAATGCCGCGGTTGCAGGCGATGCCGGCCTGTTCGGCCAGTTCGCTGTTGGGGCGGATACCGGCGGCCATTACCACCAGATCGGCGGGAATCACCTCGCCGTCCTTGAACTTCACCGCACAGACGCGACCCTCGCCGTTGTCCAGCAGCTCGGCGGTGTGCCTGGGCAGGAGGAACTTCAGGCCGCGGTCTTCCAGGGATTTTTGCAGCAGCTCGCCGGCGGTACGATCCAGTTGCCGCTCCAGCAGCCAGTCACCGATATGCACCACGGTGACGTCCATGCCACGCAACTTGAGGCCGTTGGCCGCCTCCAGGCCGAGCAGACCGCCGCCGATGACCACCGCATGCTTGTGAGTCCTGGCGGTGTCCATCATGGTCTGGGTGTCGGCGATGTCACGGTAGCCGATCACCCACTGCAGGTCCTTGCCCGGAATCGGCAGGATGAAGGGATTGGAGCCGGTAGCGATAAGCAGGCGGTCGTACTCGGCCTCGCTGCCATCGTCGGCGATCACCAGACGCTTGGTACGGTCGATCTTGACCACCTTGCGCCCGAGCAGCAGCTTGATGCCGTTGTCCGCATACCAGTTCAGATCGTTGAGCACGATCTCTTCGAAGGTCTGCTCGCCGGCCAGTACCGGCGAGAGCAGGATGCGGTTGTAGTTGGGGTGCGGCTCGGCGCCGAACACGGTGATGTCGTAGAGATCGGGGGCCAGCTTGAGCAACTCTTCAAGGGTGCGCACACCCGCCATGCCGTTGCCGATCATTACCAGCTTGAGTTTTTGCATGCCGGCATCTCCTGAAAATCACGGTAGAAAAAAACAAAAAAGGCGTCCCGCTAGTCACCTAGCGAGGACGCCTTTGTCCAGGTCCCGTTCTGTCGGGAAGTGCGGTCTTCTTCGTTGAAGGCCGCGCTTTATTTGTGCCTGAGGCAATGCAGAGCTTGTGCCAACTCCGCCCGACTAAGATTTCTCGGGCTTTTCAGCCAATTCTTCCTATCTGGCGAGTGCACTCGTGCACCTTGGCGAGGCCTTCTGCGCCGCTTTGGTGCGGGCCGGGCTACTTGAACAGCAGAACGGCCAACAGCAGGTTGAGCAGCAGCGATACCAGTGCCACCGTGCGCCAGACCCGCAACGGCTCGCGCTCAAGCAGTGGCCGCGGATGGCTGCTCAGCGACTGGCGCTCGCCGCTTTCCAGGGCCAGCAACCATTCCTCGGCAGTCTCGAAGCGCTGCGCCGGATTGGCGGCCACAGAGCGGTTCACTATCTCATCGAGCCAGACCGGCAGATCCGGGCGGTAGCGGCTGGCCGGGGTCGGCTGGCCGAAACGCGGATGCTGGAAGGCTTCGATCTCGCCATAGGGATAGTGGCCAGTGAGGAGCTGATAGAGCGTCACGCCGGCGGCATAGAGATCCTGCTGCGCGCTGGGCGGGCTGCCGGCGAAGGCTTCCGGAGCGATGTAACTGGGCGTGCCGGGCAGGCTATGGGGGGCGTCGCGGCTGAGGCCCGGGCAGTAGGCCAGGCCGAAATCGAGGATGCGCAGTTCGCCATCGTCACCGAGCAGAACGTTCTCCGGCTTGATGTCGCGGTGCAGGATGTTGCGTCGGTGCAGCAGGCCTATGGCCTTGATCAGCCGCGGCACCAGGTCCTGCCAGTCTGCCAGACCCAATGGGCCTGCTTGTCGAAAGAGTGCTGCCAGGGTCTGGCCGGCGTACTCTCGCTGTACGTAATACAGGTGCTGGCGCTGCGGCAGTGGGTGCAGTTCGGGGAAATGTCGGCCAGCGACGCGCCGCAGGAACCATTCCTCCTGCAGCAATGCCGGGCCGGCCTGCTCCTCGTCGACACCACTGGCTGGCAGTGTCTTTAGCAGCCAGGGCTGGGCATTGGCGTCACGTACCCGGTAGATCATCGACTGGCGGGATTCGCCGAGCAGTCTTTCGACCTGCCAGCCCTCGAATTCCTGGCCAGTGCGCAGCGGTGGCGGCAGTGGCCAGTACGCCAATTGAGCCAGGGCGTCGGCCAGCGCTGCTTCGGGGAGTTGCTCGACACACACCAGCAGCGCGCTGGCGTTGTCCTGGCTGCCGGCATGGTGCGCCTCGGCCACCAGCGCCTGGCAGATCGCTGAGGCGTCCTGATCCTGTTGCAGCAGCTCGCCGATGCGTTTGTCGCTGAGGCAGGACCAGACGCCGTCACTGACCAGCAGAAAGCGGTCGCCGATCTGCAGCTCGCCGTCGCGGTAGTCCACCACCAGGTGCTGGTCGAGGCCCATGGCGCGCTTGAGTACGTGCTGCATGCCCGGCTGTTCCCAGACATGGTCCTCGGTCAGGCGCAGCAACTGGCCGTCGCGCCACAGGTAGGCGCGGCTGTCGCCGACATGCGCCAGGGTGTAGCGGCGGCCGCGCAGCACCAGGGCGGTGAGGGTGGTCAGCAGCGGCAGGCCACCGCCATTGGCTTGCAACCAGCGGTTATGCGCGACCAGTACACGGTCCAGGCTTTGCTGCACCGGCCAGGTTTCGGGCGTGGAGTAATAATCCAGAGCCAGTGCCTGCAGTGTCGC
The sequence above is drawn from the Pseudomonas sp. Z8(2022) genome and encodes:
- a CDS encoding bifunctional protein-serine/threonine kinase/phosphatase; the encoded protein is MALQLSIGETSATGPRSENQDALRVVTPAPALAASKGYLLGLADGASQCADGALAARATLQALALDYYSTPETWPVQQSLDRVLVAHNRWLQANGGGLPLLTTLTALVLRGRRYTLAHVGDSRAYLWRDGQLLRLTEDHVWEQPGMQHVLKRAMGLDQHLVVDYRDGELQIGDRFLLVSDGVWSCLSDKRIGELLQQDQDASAICQALVAEAHHAGSQDNASALLVCVEQLPEAALADALAQLAYWPLPPPLRTGQEFEGWQVERLLGESRQSMIYRVRDANAQPWLLKTLPASGVDEEQAGPALLQEEWFLRRVAGRHFPELHPLPQRQHLYYVQREYAGQTLAALFRQAGPLGLADWQDLVPRLIKAIGLLHRRNILHRDIKPENVLLGDDGELRILDFGLAYCPGLSRDAPHSLPGTPSYIAPEAFAGSPPSAQQDLYAAGVTLYQLLTGHYPYGEIEAFQHPRFGQPTPASRYRPDLPVWLDEIVNRSVAANPAQRFETAEEWLLALESGERQSLSSHPRPLLEREPLRVWRTVALVSLLLNLLLAVLLFK